The Streptomyces sp. V4I8 genome includes the window CACCTTCACCATCGGCCGCAACCAGGTCTCGGTCGTCGACGCGAAGACCAAGAAGATGAAGGTCACGCAGGACGGCAAGGTCATCAGGACCATCCCCGTCACCACCGGCGCGCCCGGGTACGAGACCTGGAACGGCCAGATGGTCATGACCGAGAAGTTCGTGCAGACCCGTATGAACGGCGACACGGTCGGCTACGAGGGCGAGTACGACATCAAGGACGTCCCGCACGCCACCCGCCTGACCGACTCCGGCACCTTCATCCACGGCAACTACTGGGGCGGCGGCGTCTTCGGCAACACCAACGCCAGCCACGGCTGCATCGGCCTGCGCGACGTCAAGGGCGCGTGGGACAAGGGCACCCCGGCCGCGTGGTTCTTCAACCACTCGATGATCGGCGACGTGGTGGTGGTGAAGAACTCCGACGACGCGACGGTGGCTCCGGAGAACGGCCTGAACGGCTGGAACATGTCGTGGGAGAAGTGGAAGGCATAGCTCTCCCTTTCGGGCGTACGGCCCCGGCGCTCTGCCTCGATGTGAGGTACGGCACCGGGGCCGTAGCCGTTGGCCCCCGTGCTGCGCCTGCCTGGGGGACAACCCCCAGACCCCCGGCCGAATGTGATGGACCGCACCGGACCGGCTGCCGTTAGTCCCCGTTAACCTGCTGGCATGACCGTGAATCTCGAAGTCGCCGAAGGCGTCGGCACCCTCCGTCTCGACCGCCCGCCGATGAACGCGCTGGACGTCGCCACCCAGGACAGGCTCAAGGAACTCGCCGAGGAGGCGGGCCGGCGTGACGACGTACGGGCCGTGGTGATCTACGGCGGGGAGAAGGTGTTCGCGGCGGGCGCGGACATCAAGGAGATGCAGGGCATGGACCACACCGCGATGGTCCTGCGCTCGCGGGCCCTGCAGGAGTCGTTCACCGCGGTGGCCAGGATCCCCAAGCCGGTGGTGGCCGCGGTGACGGGATACGCCCTGGGCGGTGGCTGCGAGTTGGCGCTGTGCGCGGACTACCGGATCGCCGGGGACAACGCCAAGCTGGGCCAGCCGGAGATCCTGCTCGGCCTGATCCCGGGCGCGGGCGGCACCCAGCGGCTGGCCCGGCTGATCGGCCCGTCGAAGGCCAAGGACCTGATCTTCACGGGCCGGATGGTGAAGGCGGACGAGGCGCGGGAATTGGGTCTGGTGGACCGCGTGGTGGCGCCGGACCAGGTCTACGCCGAGGCGCACGCCTGGGCGGCGAAGCTGGCACAGGGCCCGGCGATCGCGCTGCGTGCGGCGAAGGAGTCGATCGACACGGGTCTGGAGACGGACATCGAGACGGGGCTCGCGGTGGAACGAGGCTGGTTCGCGGGCCTGTTCGCGACCGAGGACCGGGAGCGCGGGATGCGGAGCTTCGTGGAGGAGGGACCGGGCAAGGCGAAGTTCCTCTGAGGGCCAGGACCGTTCTGAGGGCCAGGGCCCGGGAAACTCCGGTCTGAAACTCCGCCGTACCACTTGCAATTGACAGGACGTCTGATTCCGGGTCCCTCGATGGGGCGTTTATGGCAGCCTTAAGTCAACCTTAAGCGTGCCTTGTCGAGGGAGCCTGTCGATTGCCTCCAGCGGACCCTTCGTCGCAGGTCAAACGGGCTGTTGGCGGCTCCGAACTGCCCCTGGCATATGCCGATCGAGCCGTACGGAATGAGCGCTTCCGGGGGGTGCATTCCTTGGGAACGGCCCCGGAGGGCCTCGCGGGCGGCCATGATGGGGGCATGGCGGGGCTGGAGGGTATCGAACAGCCGCGGGGACACTGCCGTGCCACTGCGGCGCGCTGGTCGCCGGCGGTCGAGGACGAAGCTGCTGCGAAGGTGCTGGAGCTGTTCGGCAATCCCACGGAGGCCGAGGTTCCGCTCCCGTCCCGCCCGGAGTCCGCCGCCACGGCACGTCGTCTGGCGCAGGTGGTGGTCCTGCGTCAATGGGGGCTCACCCCCAAGATGACCGAGGACGCGGTCTTACTCGTCTCGGAGTTGGTCGGCAACGCCGTCCGCCACACCGGCGCCCGCGTCTTCGGCCTCCGCATGCGCCGCCGCCGCGGCTGGATCCGCATCGAGGTCCGCGACCCGTCCCGCGGTCTGCCCTGTCTCATGCCGGTCCAGGAGATGGACATCAGCGGCCGGGGCCTGTTCCTGGTGGACAGACTCTCCGACCGCTGGGGCGTGGACCTGCTGCCGCGAGGCAAGACGACCTGGTTCGAGATGAGGGTGGCCGACCGCTAGGCCGGCCTCGAAACGCCCTCGCACCGTGGTGCCTGACGCTGGTTGCGCGGCCAACGGTCGGTGGGGGCTGGTCGCGCAGTTCCCCGCGCCCCTTAGGGGACGATGTCAGTCCGCCCGGCGCTTGTGCGCGAGCATGGCCATCCCTGACCCCCACCCACCCGCAGGGGCGGCGCCGGTCCGAATCTTTCAGCCCGTCCGGCGTTTGAGGACGAGGCCGCAGGCCGATGGCGGGGGTCCAGGGGGCGGCAGCCCCCTGCGGGGGTGGAAGGGGCGGAGCCCCTTCAAGGGATGGGACGGGTAGGGGCGGCGGGGGCGAAAACCGCTGGTCTCGGCGACCCGCGCGAAGTGG containing:
- a CDS encoding enoyl-CoA hydratase/isomerase family protein; this translates as MTVNLEVAEGVGTLRLDRPPMNALDVATQDRLKELAEEAGRRDDVRAVVIYGGEKVFAAGADIKEMQGMDHTAMVLRSRALQESFTAVARIPKPVVAAVTGYALGGGCELALCADYRIAGDNAKLGQPEILLGLIPGAGGTQRLARLIGPSKAKDLIFTGRMVKADEARELGLVDRVVAPDQVYAEAHAWAAKLAQGPAIALRAAKESIDTGLETDIETGLAVERGWFAGLFATEDRERGMRSFVEEGPGKAKFL
- a CDS encoding ATP-binding protein encodes the protein MAGLEGIEQPRGHCRATAARWSPAVEDEAAAKVLELFGNPTEAEVPLPSRPESAATARRLAQVVVLRQWGLTPKMTEDAVLLVSELVGNAVRHTGARVFGLRMRRRRGWIRIEVRDPSRGLPCLMPVQEMDISGRGLFLVDRLSDRWGVDLLPRGKTTWFEMRVADR